In a genomic window of Desulfovibrio sp. JC022:
- a CDS encoding FUSC family protein yields MNFKTISAHQAHIKHGLKTGIAAVLAYIVADLCSLKFGYWAALSAVIVMQINVADSIKMCWYRFSGTAIGAFIGVLCILAFPETPHMTMLALFVSVGFCAYMTRYNNRYKMAAITTTIVTLASLGEPNRVEFGLFRVLEIGIGVGSAFVTSIALWPMRASETLKKELFNQFEECAANYETLMDGFLDKQSCLIPSALEAFNSRLTKNRETYAKVIRLERFIYIEDTQLLGMKVEILEKCASHLRAMLHALSHVHGEGYHIIMEDELRQLAKATSQAMRDIGSKRIPDEKSLHDALVASQKKLETLRNEGATRRFYLQKMIQFFAFYHSAQFICEDLLRYTRERKKTNAKITKNQ; encoded by the coding sequence ATGAATTTTAAAACTATAAGTGCCCATCAGGCCCACATTAAACACGGACTGAAAACCGGAATTGCCGCAGTTCTCGCCTATATCGTTGCAGATCTGTGCAGTTTGAAGTTCGGATATTGGGCCGCCCTTTCTGCGGTAATTGTCATGCAGATCAACGTTGCCGATTCCATTAAGATGTGCTGGTACCGCTTTTCAGGCACAGCCATAGGCGCATTCATCGGGGTCTTGTGTATTCTGGCCTTCCCGGAAACCCCGCATATGACCATGCTTGCGCTTTTCGTTTCGGTAGGTTTCTGCGCTTACATGACCCGCTATAACAACCGCTACAAAATGGCCGCCATAACGACTACTATCGTAACTTTAGCCAGTCTCGGTGAACCTAACCGTGTTGAATTCGGTTTATTCAGGGTACTCGAAATTGGGATTGGAGTTGGCAGTGCCTTTGTTACCAGTATAGCACTTTGGCCCATGCGCGCATCTGAGACATTGAAAAAAGAACTTTTCAATCAATTCGAAGAATGTGCAGCAAACTATGAAACCCTGATGGATGGTTTCCTTGATAAACAGAGCTGCCTGATTCCCAGCGCGCTTGAAGCTTTTAACAGCAGACTGACCAAGAACCGTGAAACATACGCCAAGGTAATCCGTCTCGAACGCTTCATATACATAGAAGACACACAACTGCTGGGCATGAAGGTGGAGATCTTAGAGAAATGTGCTTCACACCTGCGGGCCATGCTCCATGCACTGAGCCATGTTCACGGCGAAGGCTATCATATAATAATGGAAGATGAGCTTCGCCAGCTAGCGAAAGCAACCTCGCAGGCCATGCGCGATATTGGCTCAAAGAGAATTCCAGATGAGAAATCTTTACATGATGCCCTTGTTGCCTCGCAAAAGAAACTGGAAACCCTGCGCAATGAAGGAGCTACCCGCAGATTCTATTTACAAAAAATGATACAGTTTTTTGCCTTCTATCACAGCGCACAATTTATTTGCGAAGACCTGCTGCGCTACACTCGGGAAAGAAAAAAGACCAACGCCAAGATCACTAAAAATCAGTAG
- a CDS encoding lipid-binding SYLF domain-containing protein — translation MNKLISAALLGVTLFIACSCTPVKQFVGNPCISNSSTVMQRIVDSSVCALNHMRTKDSLSHIDHLLEDARAVFIFPDVYKAAFMVGAEAGPGVLCAKDDTGFWNGPAFFNMAGIDIGLQGGVEGKSLLVFLMDDQALEDALGGKIDLSLGADLAVGHTAERSSRGTFDAEGNILLLVDQAGAYGGMTYRTGAFMVSNDFNKRYYGKKVSVRELLMTHKHDKPEADKLLLSLAGIY, via the coding sequence ATGAATAAATTGATATCAGCAGCCCTGCTGGGGGTTACACTTTTTATAGCCTGTTCCTGCACTCCGGTGAAGCAGTTTGTCGGCAATCCTTGTATCAGCAATTCTTCGACAGTGATGCAGCGTATTGTCGATTCATCTGTCTGTGCACTTAATCATATGCGGACCAAAGACAGCCTGTCTCATATTGATCATTTGCTGGAAGACGCCAGAGCTGTTTTCATTTTTCCGGATGTATACAAAGCCGCTTTTATGGTCGGGGCTGAGGCTGGGCCCGGAGTGCTTTGCGCCAAGGATGATACCGGATTCTGGAACGGCCCTGCTTTTTTTAATATGGCAGGGATCGATATCGGCTTGCAGGGTGGGGTGGAAGGTAAGAGCTTGTTGGTCTTTCTCATGGATGATCAGGCCCTCGAAGATGCTCTTGGCGGGAAAATCGACCTTTCGCTGGGTGCTGATCTTGCGGTGGGGCACACTGCCGAGCGCAGCAGCCGGGGGACTTTTGATGCAGAAGGAAACATTTTGCTGCTGGTGGATCAGGCCGGGGCTTATGGGGGTATGACATATCGCACCGGGGCGTTTATGGTCAGCAATGATTTCAATAAACGTTATTACGGCAAAAAAGTCAGCGTGCGTGAATTGCTCATGACCCACAAGCACGACAAGCCTGAAGCGGATAAACTTCTACTTAGTCTGGCAGGCATCTACTGA
- a CDS encoding GyrI-like domain-containing protein → MSTILNPYNERMMEVLLYIQRNLDGDLSPETLAEQACFSVAHFHRIFKGMVGESLKEHVRRLRLERASYRLCYSDTTVMAIALDAGFESPETFSRAFKKRFLVSPSDFRNSSRAMLAPGGDGKIHYRPDPSIEGFELDDTPHSCKVEVRTREEVQVVFIRHVGPYPKVEKAWEKLCGWGYGNGLLDEKTEFLGLSYDDPDITPEEKIRYDACFTINKEVETPPEMGIQVIPGGKYAVTTHYGPYEKMHGIYRELYGKWLPSSGYQLKNTIPSFEKYIKVPPDVPPEEAVTEIWLAIY, encoded by the coding sequence ATGTCCACAATATTAAATCCATATAATGAAAGAATGATGGAAGTCCTGCTCTACATCCAGCGCAATCTGGACGGAGACCTTTCCCCGGAAACATTGGCTGAACAGGCCTGCTTTTCCGTGGCTCACTTCCACCGTATTTTCAAAGGCATGGTAGGTGAAAGCCTAAAGGAACACGTCCGCAGGCTTCGCCTGGAACGTGCCTCCTACCGACTTTGCTACTCGGATACCACTGTCATGGCTATTGCGCTTGATGCCGGGTTTGAATCTCCGGAAACGTTCAGTAGAGCATTCAAAAAAAGATTTCTTGTTTCACCCAGCGATTTCAGAAATAGCTCGCGGGCCATGCTGGCTCCCGGAGGTGACGGAAAAATCCACTACCGCCCGGACCCGAGCATTGAAGGCTTTGAACTGGATGACACACCACATTCCTGCAAGGTAGAAGTCCGCACCCGAGAGGAAGTTCAAGTTGTGTTTATCCGCCACGTCGGTCCCTACCCTAAAGTTGAAAAGGCGTGGGAAAAACTTTGCGGTTGGGGCTACGGCAATGGTCTCCTTGATGAGAAAACCGAATTTCTAGGGCTTTCTTACGATGATCCGGACATCACCCCGGAAGAAAAGATCCGCTACGATGCCTGCTTTACCATTAATAAGGAAGTTGAAACTCCTCCTGAAATGGGAATTCAGGTTATCCCCGGCGGTAAATACGCAGTTACAACTCATTACGGACCTTACGAAAAAATGCACGGCATCTACCGGGAACTTTACGGTAAATGGTTACCCAGTAGTGGATATCAGCTGAAAAACACTATCCCATCATTTGAAAAGTACATAAAAGTTCCACCGGATGTTCCGCCCGAAGAAGCGGTTACGGAAATCTGGCTGGCCATATATTAA
- a CDS encoding GyrI-like domain-containing protein: MDVQIWTLDPAKMAYAEHVGPYEEVGKAWEKLCGWAGPAGIFNPKTRFYGVYHDDPGQVPAAELRSEACITIENESNAPAEIKFKDFPGGKYAVTTHLGPYEKLKDSWTEFYEKWLPQSGETHAEAPCYEQYMNDPTNTKPEHLVTVLLMPLK, translated from the coding sequence ATGGACGTACAGATTTGGACCCTTGATCCGGCAAAAATGGCTTATGCTGAACACGTAGGACCTTATGAAGAAGTAGGTAAAGCTTGGGAAAAGCTTTGTGGGTGGGCTGGTCCAGCTGGAATTTTCAACCCCAAGACCAGATTCTACGGAGTTTATCATGATGATCCGGGACAGGTTCCTGCGGCAGAGCTGCGCTCAGAAGCCTGCATAACCATAGAAAATGAAAGTAATGCTCCTGCTGAAATCAAATTTAAAGATTTCCCCGGTGGAAAATATGCCGTCACCACTCACCTCGGTCCTTACGAAAAACTCAAAGATTCATGGACCGAATTTTACGAAAAATGGCTTCCGCAAAGCGGAGAAACCCATGCAGAAGCTCCCTGCTACGAGCAGTATATGAATGATCCTACCAACACAAAACCGGAACATTTAGTAACTGTATTGCTCATGCCATTGAAATAG
- a CDS encoding helix-turn-helix transcriptional regulator, with translation MLTIPRFIQKSSDFADITVDGITFVQFQSRSSEIRHEVCVSQHSLVFVLEGTKYIHSADGDMVVRKGEAFFCRKGCHLMSEMIPENGGTFDTVLFFFDDPMFANFVNLLSVKKINSTRLERSAFNIKVADPVGIYLASMLSLFDSPLGRNNDFLRLKVEELLHYICITPGNDEFLSFLISCRDVGREDLSVVMERYFNKNISLETIAELSGRSLSSFKREFKKTFDTTPARWIRQRRMSWAEQLIRNSNKNITEISYESGYESLSHFSTLFRKNYGVTPREYRAELNSAKSGL, from the coding sequence ATGCTTACAATCCCTCGTTTTATCCAAAAATCCTCGGATTTTGCCGACATCACTGTGGATGGCATTACTTTTGTGCAATTTCAGAGCAGGAGTTCGGAGATTCGTCATGAAGTATGTGTTTCGCAGCATTCTCTTGTTTTTGTCCTTGAGGGTACAAAATATATTCATTCTGCTGACGGGGATATGGTGGTTCGCAAAGGGGAAGCTTTCTTCTGCCGTAAGGGTTGCCACCTCATGTCTGAGATGATCCCGGAAAATGGCGGGACATTTGATACTGTTCTTTTCTTTTTTGATGACCCCATGTTCGCGAATTTTGTGAATCTGCTTTCCGTAAAAAAGATTAATTCTACAAGACTTGAGCGGTCTGCTTTTAATATAAAAGTGGCAGATCCGGTCGGTATCTACCTGGCGTCAATGCTGTCTTTGTTTGATTCTCCGCTGGGTAGGAATAATGATTTTTTGCGGCTGAAGGTTGAGGAACTGCTACATTATATATGTATCACTCCGGGTAATGATGAATTTCTCAGCTTTTTAATTTCATGCAGGGATGTGGGAAGGGAGGATTTGTCTGTGGTTATGGAGCGGTATTTTAATAAAAATATCAGCCTTGAAACCATTGCAGAACTCTCAGGAAGAAGCCTTTCCTCTTTTAAACGCGAATTCAAAAAAACGTTTGATACCACTCCCGCGCGCTGGATTCGCCAAAGGCGCATGTCTTGGGCGGAACAGCTTATCCGCAATTCAAATAAAAATATTACCGAGATTTCTTATGAATCCGGCTACGAAAGTCTGTCTCATTTCAGCACTCTTTTCCGTAAAAATTACGGAGTCACTCCTCGCGAATATCGAGCTGAACTGAATTCAGCAAAATCTGGTCTTTAA